In Crassostrea angulata isolate pt1a10 chromosome 6, ASM2561291v2, whole genome shotgun sequence, a genomic segment contains:
- the LOC128188768 gene encoding asparagine-rich protein-like isoform X2 — translation MCVLAVLVGSLFIGAVDSRTIGCVLESVPGTRNQFTVQVVTTGQSKVFDCANGTVFDQQACVCVNDMDYTMRPTVPPMRRTTRISVDPLVPTTRPLCRPSFALDFNSKPIADSSNMQVYVRNEGVESVVDAGQFNKQAQLNIPMFSWLGHKMTVKFRFFEWDGGDREQTLFANCQHSIAGRRGMGSIEVMLRSATKEVVFRIKTKGSEMREIAVPYPTKSWKNVTVTYDGKYFKGKVNDREATVQVRGNIESRSEGIYIGQCPRNGPGGSKRAYVGYIDDLKFYKCVLPEVPSPDLFVDRNPV, via the exons ATGTGTGTTTTGGCTGTACTGGTTGGGTCTCTCTTTATCGGAGCAGTAGACTCGCGAACAA TTGGCTGTGTGCTGGAGTCTGTACCAGGGACCAGGAACCAGTTCACAGTCCAGGTGGTTACGACTGGACAATCAAAGGTTTTTGATTGTGCTAATGGAACCGTTTTCGACCAACAGGCGTGTGTCTGTGTCAACGATATGGACTATACCA TGAGACCCACTGTTCCACCAATGAGACGGACAACACGAATTTCAGTAGACCCACTCGTCCCTACAACAAGACCTC TATGCAGACCTAGTTTTGCATTAGATTTTAATTCCAAGCCGATTGCTGATTCTTCCAACATGCAAGTTTACGTACGGAACGAGGGAGTAGAATCGGTGGTGGATGCTGGCCAGTTCAACAAGCAAGCCCAGCTAAACATTCCCATGTTCTCGTGGCTCGGGCATAAAATGACCGTCAAGTTCCGGTTCTTCGAGTGGGACGGCGGGGACAGAGAACAAACTCTGTTTGCTAACTGTCAGCACTCCATCGCTGGGAGGAGGGGCATGGGATCCATTGAGGTCATGCTCAGGAGCGCCACCAAAGAAGTCGTGTTCCGAATAAAAACCAAGGGCTCTGAAATGCGGGAAATAGCTGTCCCCTATCCT ACGAAAAGCTGGAAAAATGTAACAGTCACGTATGATGGGAAATATTTCAAAGGAAAAGTGAACGACCGAGAGGCCACTGTACAAGTTCGAG GTAATATAGAGAGTCGCTCAGAAGGAATCTATATAGGACAATGTCCGAGAAATGGACCTGGCGGGTCAAAGCGAGCATACGTTGGATATATTGATGAC CTGAAGTTTTATAAGTGTGTTCTACCGGAAGTTCCTAGCCCGGACTTATTTGTGGACAGAAATCCGGTCTAA
- the LOC128188768 gene encoding asparagine-rich protein-like isoform X1, translating to MCVLAVLVGSLFIGAVDSRTIGCVLESVPGTRNQFTVQVVTTGQSKVFDCANGTVFDQQACVCVNDMDYTMRPTVPPMRRTTRISVDPLVPTTRPPCLFKPHVDRHFYLEFMHSSSWKPRPCAYGTLYNEEECMCIDRAPISTSICRPSFALDFNSKPIADSSNMQVYVRNEGVESVVDAGQFNKQAQLNIPMFSWLGHKMTVKFRFFEWDGGDREQTLFANCQHSIAGRRGMGSIEVMLRSATKEVVFRIKTKGSEMREIAVPYPTKSWKNVTVTYDGKYFKGKVNDREATVQVRGNIESRSEGIYIGQCPRNGPGGSKRAYVGYIDDLKFYKCVLPEVPSPDLFVDRNPV from the exons ATGTGTGTTTTGGCTGTACTGGTTGGGTCTCTCTTTATCGGAGCAGTAGACTCGCGAACAA TTGGCTGTGTGCTGGAGTCTGTACCAGGGACCAGGAACCAGTTCACAGTCCAGGTGGTTACGACTGGACAATCAAAGGTTTTTGATTGTGCTAATGGAACCGTTTTCGACCAACAGGCGTGTGTCTGTGTCAACGATATGGACTATACCA TGAGACCCACTGTTCCACCAATGAGACGGACAACACGAATTTCAGTAGACCCACTCGTCCCTACAACAAGACCTC CCTGCTTGTTTAAGCCTCACGTAGACCGACATTTTTACCTCGAGTTCATGCACTCGTCTTCTTGGAAGCCCCGTCCTTGTGCCTATGGCACGCTGTATAATGAGGAGGAATGCATGTGTATAGACAGAGCGCCCATATCTACCTCAA TATGCAGACCTAGTTTTGCATTAGATTTTAATTCCAAGCCGATTGCTGATTCTTCCAACATGCAAGTTTACGTACGGAACGAGGGAGTAGAATCGGTGGTGGATGCTGGCCAGTTCAACAAGCAAGCCCAGCTAAACATTCCCATGTTCTCGTGGCTCGGGCATAAAATGACCGTCAAGTTCCGGTTCTTCGAGTGGGACGGCGGGGACAGAGAACAAACTCTGTTTGCTAACTGTCAGCACTCCATCGCTGGGAGGAGGGGCATGGGATCCATTGAGGTCATGCTCAGGAGCGCCACCAAAGAAGTCGTGTTCCGAATAAAAACCAAGGGCTCTGAAATGCGGGAAATAGCTGTCCCCTATCCT ACGAAAAGCTGGAAAAATGTAACAGTCACGTATGATGGGAAATATTTCAAAGGAAAAGTGAACGACCGAGAGGCCACTGTACAAGTTCGAG GTAATATAGAGAGTCGCTCAGAAGGAATCTATATAGGACAATGTCCGAGAAATGGACCTGGCGGGTCAAAGCGAGCATACGTTGGATATATTGATGAC CTGAAGTTTTATAAGTGTGTTCTACCGGAAGTTCCTAGCCCGGACTTATTTGTGGACAGAAATCCGGTCTAA